A stretch of the Asticcacaulis sp. ZE23SCel15 genome encodes the following:
- a CDS encoding Ku protein codes for MALRPYWSGNLRMSLVTLPVSIYSALNRSRTIAMHEIYRKTGQRIRHQNVTDDGTEVERDDIIKGYEVEKGEYVLIEPDEIKDLKIPSSRTLDIVQFADAADIDDIYFDSPYFVAPQKSADEDTFAVIRDALRQTKKVGLGQLAIGGRERLCSVKPCGSGLLLHTLRYEDELRESDPYFEDIDATASTEELDLAKELIRRKTADFDAGKFKDHYRQALQGLIDAKIENREPTAVEEDRPAAKVINLMDALRKSLQDKEEKPASKPKAKTTAKAKPKAAKAPRKKAS; via the coding sequence ATGGCTTTGCGACCCTACTGGAGCGGCAATTTGCGTATGTCGCTGGTGACCTTGCCGGTCAGTATCTATTCGGCGCTTAATCGGTCGCGCACTATCGCCATGCACGAAATCTACCGCAAGACCGGTCAGCGCATCCGCCACCAGAACGTCACCGACGACGGCACCGAGGTGGAACGCGACGATATCATCAAGGGCTACGAGGTTGAAAAGGGCGAATATGTCCTGATTGAACCGGATGAGATCAAAGACCTGAAAATCCCGTCATCGCGCACGCTCGATATCGTGCAGTTTGCCGATGCCGCCGACATTGACGACATCTATTTCGACAGCCCCTATTTTGTCGCCCCGCAAAAATCCGCCGACGAAGACACCTTTGCCGTGATCCGTGACGCCCTGCGCCAGACCAAGAAAGTCGGCCTGGGCCAACTGGCGATCGGCGGGCGCGAACGGCTGTGTTCGGTCAAGCCGTGCGGCAGCGGCTTGTTGCTGCACACCCTGCGCTATGAGGATGAACTGCGCGAATCTGATCCTTACTTTGAAGATATCGATGCCACTGCCTCGACCGAAGAACTGGATCTGGCCAAGGAACTGATCCGTCGCAAAACGGCGGATTTCGATGCGGGTAAGTTCAAGGACCATTACCGACAGGCCCTGCAGGGCCTGATCGACGCCAAGATTGAAAACCGCGAACCGACGGCGGTGGAGGAAGACCGTCCCGCCGCCAAGGTGATCAACCTGATGGATGCCCTGCGCAAAAGTTTGCAGGACAAGGAAGAAAAACCTGCTTCTAAACCTAAAGCCAAGACGACAGCAAAAGCCAAGCCCAAGGCCGCCAAAGCACCCCGCAAAAAGGCCAGCTAA